GGGGGCCGTGAGGGGGTGCAGCAGACCCCCCCCGCCCATTAATTACACAAACGAGCCACAAGTTAATTAGGCAGCCCCACTGCCACTGGCTTCCGCCCTTCCAAAatgccctttcccccccttttccatACAAAAACAGGTGTTTTCACCCCCAAATCGGCCGCACTGCTGCAAAACCGCACGTGTTGCTGCAAATCAGCCATGCCGCAGTGATGTAAAACGGGCGATTGCACCCCAAATTCTCGGTGCTGCAATGATGCAAAATGGTCCCCCGCCTCCCCCCAAAGTGGCTGTGCCGCAGTTTGCAAAATGAGCAATTGTACCCCAAACTGGCCATGCCGGGGGCTGCAAAATGGGTGATTGCATCCCAAATCGCCTGTACTGCAACGATGCAAAAAACCGTAGTTTCTCCCCCAAACCGGCTGCGCTGCAATGATGCAAAATGGGCCATGCTTGACTGTGTTGCAATGATGCAAATGGGTGTTTTGCCCCCAAATCAGCTGTGCTGCGATGAtgcaaaatgcattattttgttCCAGTTTGAACCACGCTGCTGCGATGCAAAATGGGCGACTGCACCCCAAATTGGCTGTGCTGCAGCGATGCAAAATGGGGGACTTCACCCCAAATGGGCTTTGCCAGGAATCGCAAAAtgggttttttcctcccagattGATTGCGCTGCAAAGCAGGCGACTGTGCCCGAGTCACCCATGCTGCAATGATGCAAAATGGGTGATTGCTCCCCAAACTGGCCACGCTAGAGCAATGCAAATGGGTGATTGCACCCCAAACTGGCCATGCTGCAACCATGCAAAATGGGCGCTTGCACCCCAAATTGGCCGTGGCACCCCAAAGCTGCCCAAGCGAGGACTCACTGTTGGTGAGCATCTGCAGGTCCTCAACGGAGGGCGGCGAGCCCTTCTTCTCGTAGGGGATCACCGTGTTCAggtactgcaaaaaaaaaaacgaCCCCAAAACCCAtgcaaaaaaaagataatttaaaaaaaatgcatttcttgtaTCTCCCCGAATTGGTGCAATTGCAAGCTCGCGCGCTTGCAAGCTGCCGCTTTTTTTTGGCTGGCGCAGCGAAGGGTTCATTTTAATTTGCACTTGGTTTTTGGTCGttttgggggcaaaaaaaaaaagggcgaaAGGGAGAACCTGCTTGTCGGCGGTGCCGGAGCCGAAGGTGTGCCGGATGCCCGTCTGCAGGATGCTGGAGATGCCCTCCATGCTGAAGCGCTGCGGGGAGCAGTAGGCTGGTCCCTGCAGGTCCCCTTCTGCATCCtcctccatgtccccatccccatcctggtccccacatccctgtccccatgtcttTGTCGCCATCTTGGTCCCCGCgtccccatccttgtccccatATCCTCATCCCACGTCCTGGTCCTCATGTTCTTGTGCCCCTCCTGGTCTTCATATCCCCATCCCAGTCCCCGTCCCCATCCTGGTCCCAGTCCACGTCCCCATCCCAGTCCCCAAGTCCCATCCCCATCCTGATGCCCGTGTTCCCATGCCAGTCCCCacatccttgtccccatcccagtcccaTGTCCCCATTCcagtccccatgtccccatccccatcctggtgCCTGTATCCCTGTCCCGGTCCCCACGTCCTTGTCCTCACCCTggtcccgtgtccccatgcccgtgTCCTCTTCCCCCTCatggtccccatgtccccatcatGGTCACCACgttcctgtccccatccccatgtccttGTCCTCCTCCTGGTCCCCatatccccatccccatcctggtccccCTGTCCTCATCCcagtccccatgtccccatcctggtccccatgtccccctctcctggtccctgtgtccccatccctgttccTGATAACATCccggtccccatgtccccatcctggtccccatccctgcCTCATCCCTATTTCCCCGTTCTGGTGCCCCCCTCATCTCCATCCCATCCCGTTTtctgtccccatctccatcccggtccctgtccccatccaaGTCCCCACATAGCTCTGTGTCCCCGTCCTGCCctggtccccgtgtccccagccctgccaccccccaccgTGCGGccaccctccccctgccccccgccaCCCGCACTGCACGACCGCTGCCTGCTCTGTACAGCTGCAACCGCTGTTTTAACTCTGCAATCGCTATTTTACCCGCGCAATTGCCATTTTTATCCGTGCAACTGCTACCTTTTCTGTGCTATCACTATTTTACCCGTGCAATTGCTATTTTATTCGTGCAATTGTTATTTTATCCGTGCAATTGCTATTTTGCCTGTGCAATTGCTATTTTATTCGTGCAATTGCTATTTTACTTGTGCAATCGCTATTTTACTTGTGCAATCGCTATTTTATCCATGCAATTGCTATTTTACCTGTGCAATCGCTATTTCTATCCATGCAATCGCTATTTCTATCCATGCAATCGCTATTTTATCCATGCAACAGCCATCTTATCCATGCAACGACTATTTTATCCATGCAACGACTATTTTTATCTGTGCAGTCACTAGTTTACCCGTGCAATAACTAGTCCATTGATTCACCTGCTATTTTATCCACTTGCTATTCTACATTTTCATCTGCTATATTACTGATATGATCGCTATTTGCTCTATGCAATTGCTTTTTTAATCTATCCAACTACTACACTACCCATGCAACTGCTATTCTGAGCAACTGCTACTGTCTCCACCTGTGTGCTATTTCCTCTATGCAATCGCTGCTTTATCTATCCAAGAGCTACGTTATCAATGCAGCTGCTATTTCATCTCCGTGACTGATATTTTATCTACTCgactgctgttttatttatgcaATAGCTCTGTTATCTATGCAATAGCTCTGTTATCTATGCAATAGCTCTATTATTTATGCAATAGCTCTGTTATCTATGCAATCGCTATATTACGGACCCGATTGCTGTTTTATCTATCCAGTTTGCATCTTCTCTATCCAGTTTGCATTCTATCTATTGAGCTGGCGTTTTTTATCTGTGCAATTGCGATTTTATCTCTATTTTCTCCATGCAAGCCCTAATGTCTCTCCCCTATTGCTATTTTGTTCTATGCAACGGTTACTTCGGGCCGTACCTTGCGGGGCATGTgcgggccgcgctcggggcgTCCGCCCTGCAGGCTGAGCCCCTtgtcgcggcggcggcggcgggcggcctcgCGCTGCTCCCGCTGCTCGCCCTGCACGGCCAGCAGCGCCCCGATGAACGCCGTCTTCACCTCCTTCTCGAAGGCCAGCTCGTCGCGGCGCGCCAGCTGCGCCACCAGCTCCGCCGAGAGCGCCCGGctcgccgcctccgcccgccccgccgccgccgccagctccGCCGCCGACAGCCGCCCCAGGCCTGCCGCCGAGGCGGTGCGCGAAATGCAGGGGGCAATTAGCACAATGCAGGGGGCAATCGGCAAAATGCACGGGGCGATTAGCAAAACACAGGGGGCAATCGGCAAAATGCACGGGGCGATTAGCAAAACACAGGGGGCGGTTAGCAAAATGCATGGGGCGATTAGCAAAAAGCAGGGTGAGATTAGCAAAATGCATGGGGCAATTAGCAAAAAGCAGGGTGAGATAAGCAAAATGCAGGGTGAGATTAGCAAAATGCAGGGGGCAATCGGCAAAATGCACGGGGCGATTAGCAAAACGCAGGGGGCGGTTAGCAAAATGCATGGGGCGATTAGCAAAATGCAGGGTGAGATTAGCAAAATGCAGGGGGCAATTAGCAAAATGCATGGGGCAATTAGCAAAAAGCAGGGTGAGATTAGCAAAATGCAGGGTGAGATAAGCAAAATGCATGGGGCAATTAGCAAAATGCAGGGGGCGATTAGCAAAACGCAGCGTGAGATTAGCAAAACGCAGCGTGAGATTAGCAAAACGCAGGGGGCAATTAGCAAAACGCAGGGTGAGATTAGCAAAATGCATGGGGCGGTTAGCAAAACGCAGGGGGCAATTAGCAAAACGCAGGGGGCAATTAGCAAAACGCAGGGTGAGATTAGCAAAACGCAGGGTGAGATTAGCAAAACGCAGGTGAGATTAGCAAAACGCAGGGGGCAGTTAGCAAAATGCAGGGGGCAGTTAGCAAAATGCAGGGTGAGATTAGCAAAACGCAGCGTGAGATTAGCAAAACGCAGCGTGAGATCAGCAAAATGCAGGGTGAGATTAGCAAAACGCAGGTGAGATTAGCAACATGCAGGGGGCAATTAGCAAAACGCAGGGGGCAATTAGCAAAATGCAGGGTGAGATTAGCAAAATGCAGGGGGCAATTAGCAAAATGCAGGGTGAGATTAGCAAAATGCAGGGTGAGATTAGCAAAATGCATGGGGCAATTAGCAAAAAGCAGGGTGAGATTAGCAAAACGCAGGGGGCGGTTAGCAAAACGCAGGGCGCAACTGCAGAAGCACACGCTGCACGGTGCTTTTAGCAGCATGCAGGGCGCGCGCGGGGACAGGCGCAGTGTGATCGGTGAAATGCATGGAGCGCTTCGCGGCTCGCGCAGCGCCTTTGGGGGAACCGCATGAAATATCTTGCAAAATGCACGGTGCAACCGGGGAAATGCACGGTGCACGGAGCATTTAGGGAAATGCACGGTGCTTTTCGCAAAATGCAAGGTGCAACTGGGGAAACGCATGGCGACCGGGGCATTTAGTCACATGCACAGTGCATTTAGCAAAATGCACGGTGCAATCGGAGAAGGGCATGCATGAAGCATTTAGTGAAATGCTCAGTGCAACCGGGGAAATGCACGGTGCAGCGCATTTACTGAGATGCACGGTGCATTGAGCAAAATGCATGGTGCAAGCGGGGAACTGCGTGGTGCACGGAGCATTCAGTGAAATGCACGGTGCAGCCTGCAAAGTGCATGGTGCAGTCTGGGAAACGCATGGCGACCGCAGCATTCGGTGATACGCACAGTGCATTTAGCAAAACGCATGCGACATTTGTGGAAAGCTGTGCTGCAATCAGCGAAAAGCACGAGACAGCAAAATGCACGGTGCATCTGGACAAACGCAGGAGGTGCAGCAAAATGCACGGTGCAATCAGCAAAATGCACGATGCTTTTGGCGGCTTGCAAGGTGCTTTTGGGGGCAACACACGGTGCGAGCAGGGAAACAACACCCGCAGCGAAACGCCGGGTGCAATTAGTGAAATCTGCAGCGAGCGTGCAGGGTGCATTCACCGAAACACTAAAAGCAACATCCCcccaccctccctccccaccgGCTCTTTTTTGGGGGGCAAAGATCCTCCTCCCGGTCCCATATCGGGCGAGCAAGCCCCCAAGCCTGGAGACCCCTCTAGCTGGAAAAGCTCGTCCCGATTACCTGGATATACAAGTATTTCTCCTAATTTTGGCTATGGGACAGGCCTGCAAGGGAGGAAGCTGCTTTGGGTGGAAAAAAAGCCGTTTTGGCTGCATGGATACAGCCCTTGGCTTTATTTCCACCCCACAGGACCAAGATCTGGTTATTTAACATGGGGAATGAGGGTGTTTTGCAAGCCGATGCTTTCGGTTGTCCAATCTGGTGGGAATTGTCCCCAAAACAGGCCTGGACATACCTTCGTGGGAGCAGTTGTTGTTGAAAGCGGGAGAGAAGGCGCGCAGCTCCCGCAGCAGGATGGGCTCCGTGCCCCCGCCGTCGCCCGCCAgctcggcctcggcctcctcctcctcctcgtcttcGGCCTCAGGGTCGGCCTCAGGGTCGGGTGAACTCTGCatcagctcctccagctcctcgaTGACCTGCGGGACCGGGGAAAGCCGTGTCCTGCCTTGCGCCCGCAACAGCATCCTGCATCTGCATCCTGCACTCGTATTTGCATCCTGCATCTGCAGCCCATTTGCACCTGCCTCTGCATCCTGCACCTGCATTTATATCTTGTCTGTTCCTGCACCTACATCCTGCACCAGAATTTGTACCATGCATCTGCACCCTGTGCCCACATCTGTATTCTGCACCCGCATCTGAACATGCCTCTGCACCCACATCTGCAATCCTGCACCTGTCTTTGCATCCTGCATCTGTACCTGTCCACATGCACCCTGCACCTGAATATTTATCTGCATCTGCATCCTGCAACTGCATTTGTACCCTGCATCTGTATCGTGCACACACATCTGCACCCTGCACCTGCGCCCACATCTGCATTTGCATCTGGTACCCACATTTGCCTCTTGCATCCAAGTCTACACCCACATACAAATCTGCAACCTGCATCTGCATCCCGAATCTACACCTGCATTAGCGCCTGAATCCACATCTGTATCCTGCAGCAGCATCTGCATGCAGGTCTGCACCAATGCTTGAATCCACACCTGCATCTGGCATCCACACCTCTGTCTGCATCTGCATCCTGCTTCTGCATCCTGCATCTGCCCTGGCATCTGCCCGCACAATTGCATGGATGCCTGTATTCACACCTGCATCCTCCATGCGCATCTGCACCTGCATCTGTATGCTGCATCCATATCTGCACATGTTCTCTGCATCCACATGTGCATCCTGCATCCACATCTGCACCCACATCCGCATCCTGCACCAGCTACTCCAGCAATTTCCTGCATCCACATCTGCAGCTACATCTGCATGAACAGCCTGCGTGATGTATTCACATCTGCATCCTGCACCTGCATTTTTGCCTACATTCACACCTGCATCCACATCTGTACCTGTACCCTATGTGCACATCTGCAATCTCATCTGTCCTGCATGTACAACCGCACTCGTGCCTGCACGCCGCAGCCACATCTGCATCCACCAGTGCATCCTGCAGCAGCACCTGCATTTAGTTCTGCATTGACATACACAGCTGCATCTGCATCTGCATCTTCTCTGGCTTCTGCGCCAGCCCCTGCAGGCACATCTGCAACATCTGCAATGTTATCTGCATCCACGCCTGCATCCCGCACCTGCATCCACAGCTGCATCCTCCAACCTCATCTGCACCCAAACCCACGTTTACTCCTGCACCTGCAACCTACATCCACGCCTGCATCCCATATCCACGTCCCAAATTCCCACCTTCATCAATGCCCGCACCCGCGTCCTGCAGCCCCTGTGCCCCAAAGCTCAGGATTTGGCCTTTTTTTGTGCGTTTTGGGAAGACGCCGTGGGTCCATGCTGTGCTGGGCCACCCCAGCCCGGCACCGGGTACCTGCTCCGCTGTCAGCAGTGGCTCCTCGTTGATGCCGGAGTCGTGCTCGCTCCTCTCAGTGAGCTCTTCCTCCtcgtcatcctcctcctcctcctcctccttcccggAGAGCTGTGGGGACACACGGGCTGTGGGGGCATCGGTGGCACGGCCCCCTGGAGCAGCCACGGGGAGAGGTGGtagcagcaggagctgactgGGATGTTGGACGTGGACGTCGGATGCGGGGGGCTGTCGGACAGGGATGTGGGATGGGACATGGGATGGGGAGAGGGTAGATGAGGATGTCAGACCGGGATGTTGGATGGGGACGTGGGACAGGGAGGCGTTGGAGAGGGCAAGGTTGGGCAGGGATATTGGATGGGGAGAGGTCGGATGGGAACTTAGGATGGGGAGATGCTGGCTGGGAACGCTGGACAGGGATGTAGGTTGGGGATGTTGGATGAGGAAAGGTCAGGAGGATATTGGACAGGGAAAGGCTGCATGGGGAGATGTGGGATGGGGAGAAGTTGGACAGGGACATGTTGGATGAGGATGTTGGACAGGGCAAGGCTGGTCAGAGTGAGGTTGGACAGGGATGTGGGATGGGAAGAGGTTGGATGGGAAGATGTGGAACGGGGAGTGGTTGGATAGGGACATGCTGGACGGGGACATGGGATGGGGAGATGTTAGATGGGGAGAGGTTGGACGGGACATGGCATGTGGAGATGTTGGATGGGGACGTGGTATTGGGAGATTGGATGGGGAGAAGGTGGTTGCAGAGAGGTTGGACGGGGATGTGGGATGGGGAGATGCTGGACGTGGGACTGGGACACTGGACAGGGAGAGGGTGGACAGGGACGTGGGATGGGGAGATGCTGGATGGGGACATGGGATGGCGACGTgggatggggacgtggggagGCTGCACAGAGGGAGGTTGGATGGGGACATGGGATGAGGAGATGTTGGAGGGGACATTGGACGGGGAGAGGCTGGACGGGGACATGGCATGGGGACCACCCTTTTTTCCCCCGCCTGTGACAACCGATTTCCCCTTTTCCGCAGAAGATGCCCCTGGGAACGTACCTTTTCTGCCCCGATTCGCGATGGACTCGGGAACATCCCAACGGGCTCAATTCGGTGCCTTTTGGGGCGGTTTCGCTGCCCTCCCGCAACCCCAACCGTGGCTATTCGTGGCGTGTGCTTGCTACAGCGGGGAAAACACCTTTTTCTCCCCGAAAATGCACCACCCCGGCCCAGTAAAGCCCCAATCTTTCCCATTTTGGTGTGGTTTCCCCCCACAAGGGGGATGCCACCAtccaaaaatgacagaaaatgatGGTTTAGGGTAGtctgaagagcaccctccttgACGGTCGCCACGTTTGGGAGTGGACTGACAGCTGTCAATCATCATGGGGCAGGAtgctgggagggggagggagttTTGGGGGATCCTGGATGTACCTGGGGGTCAGCATCATCAGGGGCCTCGGTGTCGGGAAGCAGCCAGTGCCGGGGGGAGCCGTGGGGGGCAAAGCTGTCAGTAAGGGCGTCCCAGACCCTGTGGGGAGGCAGGCGGTGAGTGGCGCCCCAAAACGTCCCTGAACACCCCCAAAATGCCACCTCAAAAcacccccaaatgccccaaaCCACTGTTTGGCAGCATTGCACTGAAATACTCCAAAATGGTCCCAAAACACGACCCCAGAATGCCCCCAAACACTGTCTGGAAACACTGCATCAAAATacccccaaatgccccaaaacGCTGCCTTgaaaaaaccccaaatgccccaaaatgCAATCCTGAAACATCATCCTGAAACACCCTGCAACGCCCCAAAACACTGCCCTGAACATGCCAAAATGCCACCCTGTGACATCACCCTGAaatgccccaaaacaccccaaaatgccACCTGGAAACATTGCACCAAAACACCTACAATGCCCCCAAAACTGCTCTGGAACACCCTGAAATACCCCAAAATGCCATCCTGAAACATCGTGTCAAAACACCCCAAAAGGCTGACCCAGAATACCCTGAAATGCCCCAAAATGTTACCCTGAAATATCACGCTGAAAcgccccaaaatgccccaaaataCTGCCCTGGAACACCCCGAAACGTCCCAAAATGCCATCTGGAAAAGCCagcccaaaacacccccaaatgTCACCCTGAAATGCCCCCGAACACCTGAAACCACCTGAAATATCTTGAAATGTCCCCAAATGACTTCCCAAAACACTGCTGCAacaccccaaaatgccccaaaacaCCTGGAAATGACCCCAAACGCCATCTCGAAACACTGCCACAACAACCCAAAATGCCCCCAAATGCCACCCTGGAACAGCCTGAAATGCCCCCAAATGCCACCCTGGAACAGCCTGAAATGGCCTGAAACACCCCAAAATGCTGTCCTAGAATATCCCAAAGTGCTGATGCAATGCCCCAAAATGCCCTTGAATTGCCCCAAAATGCCACCCTGAAACACCCCAAACTCCCTGAACACAGCCTCAAAACACCCCCAAAGTGCCCCAAAACACAGTCCTGGGACACCGAAAACTGCTGCCCTGAAACACCCCCAAAACTGCCTTGATTGACCCCAAAATGTGCCCTGCTGCCCCGAAATACCCCGAAACACCCCAAAACGCCCCTGAAAAACTCAGAAAcgcccccaaaacaccccaaaaaaacTCCAAATACCTTAAAATGCTGCCCTAAACCGCAGCCCCAAAACACCTGGAAACACCCCCAAAACTGCCCTCAAACACCCAGAAACTGCCCCAAAACACAAGCAACAGCCCTGATGCcccaaaatgcaaaaaaacccccaaattgGCCCAAaacaccctgaaacaccccaaAATGTGCCCCTCTGTGCTATTTCACCCCTGTAGCTCTGGGGCCAGGCTGTTTTTGCCCAGTTTCACCCCAAAAATGAGGTGTGGGGAAGAGGAatgaaaggggaaagggaaaaaggaggggaaaaatggcagaaatgggaaaagggagaggaaaaataagaggagaaaaagggaaatggggaaaagcaggggaaaaggggggaaaaggaggaaaagggggggaaaaggaggaaaagggggggaaaggagaCTGCCCCCCCCGAAGATTTAAGGCAAACCCcccaattttccctttttttcccactgcccaaactgctgcttttctcacGGCCCAGAACCCCCCAAATCACCCCCAAAACAGTTCCCCCAGCCTCAAATCACCCACAAAAACACTCATTTTGGGTTATTTTTCCCCTCCCAGGCCCAGCCCAATTTTAATTTCCCTTAATTCTCACTTCTCATGTATTAATACACaaaaatgcacattaaaaaaacccatattgctatatttaaggaaaatgcagtgaataaggaaaaagaggaaaaaacaagcaattagcCCCAAAACTGGCTTTTTTCCCGGTCTTAAAGGGCCAGCGTCCTGCAGGGCCAGCCGCTGCTAGTGATTTTTGAGTCAATCGTGGCCACAATTGGTTAATAATTAGGAAAAAACGGTGCTTTTCAGCCCCAGCCCATCCCCCACCCCATGCACACAGGGCTCAttcaaaagtgggaaaaaaaagccctgttttGCCCAAACCGACCCAAAACACCACGCCAAGCGGCACAAAGCGGCGACGGCGGCGCTCCAGGCACCGGGCCaaaaacctgtttcttttttcctatgaaatCCCACTGATTTGGCCGCTTCCAAAAAAGCGATCAGGCTAAAGCGTGTTTTGGGGCAAAAAGCCaggatttgggggttttggggtgaaAAAGTGACCACGTTGCTCGGCAAGAAATGAGCATTTGGGGCTGCAACCCGGCCTCGATCGGGCAAAACCCCCGCGTGGGGCTGGCGTGAATGGAGCAGCCCTGCCAAAATTGGTGCAAAATGGCCcttttcagcaaaaaaacaaaaaagcaaagaaaaacaaaaaaacacaaaaaacaaacaaacaaacaaaaatatcggAGCAAAACCCATGCATTTTCACACAAACGCCTCTGGAACAGGATTTGGCCAGGGCTACCCATAGCTCGCTTCAACGGGACCCACAGCTCACTCCAGCGGGACCCCATAGCTCGCTCCAATGCGGGACCCATAGCTCACTCCAGCGGGACCCCATAGCTCACACCAACGGGACCCATAGCTCACTCCAACATGGGACCCATAGCTTACTGCAGCGGGACCCCATAGCTCCCTCCAACATGGGACCCATAGCTCACTCCATTGCAGGACCCATAGTTCGCTCCACCATGACCTACAGCTCGCTCCAGCGGGACCCCATACCTCGCTCCAGCGCGACCCATAGTTTGCTCCACCATGACCTATAGCTCACTCCAACCAGACCCCATAGCTCACTCAAACGGGTCCTGCTGGAGTTTGCTCCACCACGACCTATAGCTCACTCCAACGTGGCCCCATAGCTCACTCCAGTGGGACCTACAGCTCACTCCAGCAGGACCCATAGTTTGCTCCACCATGATCTACAGCTCACACTAACGGGACCCATAGCTCACTCCAACAGGACCCCATAGCTCACTCCAACGTGGGACCCCATAGCTCACACCAGCGGGACCCCATAGCTCACTCCAACATGGGACCCATAGCTCACTCCATTGCAGGACCCATAGTTCGCTCCACCATGACCTACAGCTCGCTCCAGCGGGACCCACAGCTCGCTCCAGCGGGACCCCATAGCTCACGCCAGCAGGACCCATAGTTTGCTCCACCACGACCTATAGCTCACTCCAACTGGGCCCCATAGCTCACTCAAGCAGGTCCCGTTGGAGTTTGCTCCACCACGACCTATAGTTCGCTCCAGCGGGACCCACAGCTCACTCCAACGGGACCCCATAGCTTACTCCAGCAGGACCCATAGCTCACACCAGCGGGACCCCATAGCTCACTCCAATGCGGGACCCATAGCTCACTCCAGCGGGACCCATAGTTCGCTCCACCATGACCTACAGCTCGCTCCAGCGGGACCCCATACCTCGCTCCAGCGTGACCCATAGTTTGCTCCACCATGACCTATAGCTCACTCCAACCAGACCCCATAGCTCACTCAAATGGGTCCTGTTGGAGTTTGCTCCACCATGACCTATAGCTCACTCCAACGTGGCCCCATAGCTCACTCCAGTGGGACCTACAGCTCACTCCAGCAGGACCCATAGTTTGCTCCACCATGATCTACAGCTCACACTAACGGGACCCATAGCTCACTCCAACAGGACCCCATAGCTCA
This genomic window from Dromaius novaehollandiae isolate bDroNov1 chromosome 21, bDroNov1.hap1, whole genome shotgun sequence contains:
- the FEZ1 gene encoding fasciculation and elongation protein zeta-1 isoform X1 → MEAPLVSLEEEFEEGPGSGGGGGGPPRGPADPALAELESFSAEMMSFKSMEDLVQEFDEKLTVCFRNYDAATEALAPVRGRLQAQEEEERLQDEEVWDALTDSFAPHGSPRHWLLPDTEAPDDADPQHTPRIATVGVAGGQRNRPKRHRIEPVGMFPSPSRIGAEKLSGKEEEEEEDDEEEELTERSEHDSGINEEPLLTAEQVIEELEELMQSSPDPEADPEAEDEEEEEAEAELAGDGGGTEPILLRELRAFSPAFNNNCSHEGLGRLSAAELAAAAGRAEAASRALSAELVAQLARRDELAFEKEVKTAFIGALLAVQGEQREQREAARRRRRDKGLSLQGGRPERGPHMPRKRFSMEGISSILQTGIRHTFGSGTADKQYLNTVIPYEKKGSPPSVEDLQMLTNILFAMKEGNEKVPTLLTDYILKVLCPT
- the FEZ1 gene encoding fasciculation and elongation protein zeta-1 isoform X2, yielding MEAPLVSLEEEFEEGPGSGGGGGGPPRGPADPALAELESFSAEMMSFKSMEDLVQEFDEKLTVCFRNYDAATEALAPVRGRLQAQEEEERLQDEEVWDALTDSFAPHGSPRHWLLPDTEAPDDADPQLSGKEEEEEEDDEEEELTERSEHDSGINEEPLLTAEQVIEELEELMQSSPDPEADPEAEDEEEEEAEAELAGDGGGTEPILLRELRAFSPAFNNNCSHEGLGRLSAAELAAAAGRAEAASRALSAELVAQLARRDELAFEKEVKTAFIGALLAVQGEQREQREAARRRRRDKGLSLQGGRPERGPHMPRKRFSMEGISSILQTGIRHTFGSGTADKQYLNTVIPYEKKGSPPSVEDLQMLTNILFAMKEGNEKVPTLLTDYILKVLCPT